A single Bacillus sp. HMF5848 DNA region contains:
- the rpoC gene encoding DNA-directed RNA polymerase subunit beta' gives MLDVNNFEYMKIGLASPDKIRSWSHGEVKKPETINYRTLKPEKDGLFCERIFGPTRDWECHCGKYKRVRYKGVVCDRCGVEVTRAKVRRERMGHIELAAPVSHIWYFKGIPSRMGLVLDMSPRALEEVIYFASYVVTDSGDTPLDKKQLLSEKEYRAYRDKYGNTFQAAMGAEAIRKLLSDIDLTKDVQQLKEELKTAQGQRRTRAIKRLEVLEAFRASGNHPDWMILDVLPVIPPELRPMVQLDGGRFATSDLNDLYRRVINRNNRLKRLLDLGAPSIIVQNEKRMLQEAVDALIDNGRRGRPVTGPGNRPLKSLSHMLKGKQGRFRQNLLGKRVDYSGRSVIVVGPNLKMYQCGLPKEMALELFKPFVMKELVQKGLAHNIKSAKRKIERVQPEVWDVLEEVIREHPVLLNRAPTLHRLGIQAFEPTLVEGRAIRLHPLVCTAYNADFDGDQMAVHVPLSAEAQAEARILMLAAQNILNPKDGKPVVTPSQDMVLGNYYLTLERPDAIGEGMVFKDTNEALIAYQNGYVHLHTRVAVHAGSLNNETFTEEQNNMLMLTTVGKLIFNEILPKSFPYINEPTKENLEHKTPERYFLEKGANVKEAIEAQEVIQPFKKKILGNIIAEVFKRFKITETSRMLDRMKNLGFRYSTKAGITVGVSDIVVLPEKQIILVEAQKKVDSILKQFRRGLITEEERYDRVIAIWSKAKDEIQGKLIQSLPSANPIFMMSDSGARGNASNFTQLAGMRGLMANPAGRIIELPIKSSFREGLTVLEYFISTHGARKGLADTALKTADSGYLTRRLVDVAQDVIIRDDDCGTDRGILAAPLKDGTEVIEKLEERIIGRHARKMLRHPETGEVLVNENDLIDEDKAKNIIDAGIEEMWIRSAFTCNTRHGVCKKCYGRNLATGSEVEVGEAVGIIAAQSIGEPGTQLTMRTFHTGGVAGDDITQGLPRIQELFEARNPKGQAVISEIDGTVEAINEIRDKQQEIVVKGDVETRSYAAPYNARLKVIVGQKVVRGQELTEGSIDPKELLKVKDMLAVQEYLLREVQKVYRMQGVEIGDKHVEVMVRQMLRKVRVIDAGDTDVLPGTLLDIHQFTDANAKVLLNGGIPAIGRPVLLGITKASLETESFLSAASFQETTRVLTDAAIKGKRDELLGLKENVIIGKLVPAGTGMSRYRKTYPVIPTESDDKVTVD, from the coding sequence TTGCTGGATGTAAATAATTTTGAATACATGAAGATCGGACTCGCTTCGCCAGATAAAATTCGGTCTTGGTCGCATGGTGAAGTAAAGAAACCTGAAACTATTAATTATCGTACTCTTAAACCAGAAAAAGATGGTTTATTTTGTGAAAGAATATTCGGTCCCACTCGTGATTGGGAATGTCATTGTGGTAAGTATAAACGTGTTCGCTACAAAGGAGTCGTTTGTGACCGCTGTGGCGTAGAAGTAACACGAGCAAAAGTACGTCGTGAGCGTATGGGTCATATTGAGCTTGCAGCACCTGTTTCGCATATTTGGTACTTCAAAGGTATCCCAAGTCGAATGGGTCTTGTGCTTGATATGTCACCGAGAGCTTTAGAAGAAGTCATTTATTTTGCTTCTTATGTGGTTACAGATAGTGGTGATACACCGCTTGATAAAAAGCAACTTTTATCAGAAAAAGAATATCGTGCCTATAGAGATAAATATGGTAATACATTCCAAGCTGCTATGGGTGCCGAAGCTATTCGCAAGCTTTTATCTGATATTGACTTAACAAAAGATGTGCAGCAGTTAAAAGAAGAATTAAAAACTGCACAAGGTCAACGTCGAACTCGTGCCATTAAAAGATTAGAAGTGCTTGAGGCGTTCCGTGCATCAGGAAATCATCCTGACTGGATGATTCTAGATGTGCTACCGGTTATTCCGCCTGAATTACGTCCTATGGTACAGCTTGATGGTGGTCGTTTCGCAACGTCTGACTTAAACGATTTATATCGTCGTGTTATTAATCGTAACAATCGTTTAAAGCGCTTGTTAGATTTAGGCGCGCCGAGCATTATCGTTCAGAATGAGAAGCGCATGCTACAGGAAGCTGTTGATGCATTAATTGATAATGGTCGTCGTGGTCGTCCAGTTACAGGGCCGGGTAATCGACCACTTAAATCATTGTCACATATGTTAAAAGGTAAGCAAGGTCGTTTCCGTCAGAACTTATTAGGTAAACGTGTTGACTACTCGGGTCGTTCGGTTATCGTTGTAGGACCGAATTTAAAGATGTATCAATGTGGTTTACCGAAAGAAATGGCGTTGGAACTTTTCAAGCCATTTGTTATGAAGGAGCTTGTGCAAAAAGGACTGGCTCATAACATCAAGAGTGCTAAGCGTAAAATTGAGCGTGTTCAACCTGAGGTATGGGATGTACTTGAAGAAGTAATTAGAGAACATCCGGTTCTACTGAACCGCGCCCCTACATTACATAGGTTGGGGATTCAGGCATTCGAACCGACTTTAGTAGAAGGTCGTGCTATCCGTCTGCATCCACTAGTATGTACAGCATATAATGCTGACTTTGATGGAGATCAGATGGCTGTTCACGTACCACTATCTGCAGAAGCACAAGCAGAAGCACGTATTCTAATGCTTGCTGCACAAAACATCCTAAATCCAAAAGATGGTAAACCGGTTGTTACGCCATCACAGGACATGGTTCTTGGGAATTACTATTTAACTCTTGAGCGACCAGATGCCATTGGTGAAGGTATGGTATTCAAGGACACTAATGAAGCGCTAATTGCATATCAAAATGGTTATGTTCACTTGCATACAAGAGTTGCTGTGCATGCAGGTTCATTAAATAACGAAACTTTTACAGAAGAACAAAATAATATGCTGATGCTTACAACAGTAGGTAAATTAATATTTAATGAGATTTTACCTAAATCATTCCCATATATTAATGAGCCAACAAAAGAGAACCTTGAGCATAAAACACCAGAAAGATATTTCTTAGAAAAAGGTGCAAATGTAAAAGAGGCTATAGAGGCTCAGGAAGTTATTCAACCATTCAAAAAGAAAATCCTAGGGAATATCATTGCTGAAGTGTTTAAGCGATTCAAGATTACTGAAACTTCTAGAATGCTTGACCGCATGAAAAACCTTGGTTTCCGTTACTCTACTAAAGCTGGAATTACCGTTGGTGTATCTGATATCGTAGTACTTCCAGAAAAGCAGATCATTTTAGTGGAGGCTCAGAAAAAGGTCGACTCTATTCTTAAGCAATTTAGACGTGGTCTTATTACGGAAGAAGAAAGATATGATCGTGTTATTGCTATTTGGAGTAAAGCAAAAGATGAAATCCAAGGTAAATTGATTCAGTCGTTACCAAGTGCAAACCCTATCTTTATGATGAGTGATTCAGGTGCCCGTGGTAACGCATCTAACTTTACTCAGCTAGCAGGTATGCGCGGATTAATGGCTAACCCGGCTGGACGTATTATCGAACTTCCAATCAAATCAAGTTTCCGTGAAGGGTTAACTGTATTAGAGTACTTCATCTCTACTCACGGTGCTCGTAAAGGACTTGCGGATACAGCGTTAAAAACAGCTGACTCAGGTTACTTAACACGTCGTCTTGTTGATGTTGCGCAGGATGTTATTATCCGTGACGATGATTGCGGTACAGATAGAGGTATTCTAGCTGCTCCTCTTAAAGATGGAACAGAAGTAATTGAAAAGTTAGAAGAACGTATCATAGGTCGTCATGCTAGAAAGATGTTACGTCATCCTGAAACAGGAGAAGTTCTAGTTAATGAAAATGACCTAATAGATGAAGATAAAGCAAAGAATATTATCGATGCTGGAATAGAAGAAATGTGGATTCGTTCTGCATTTACTTGTAACACTCGTCATGGTGTGTGTAAAAAATGTTACGGTCGCAACTTAGCAACAGGTTCTGAGGTTGAGGTTGGTGAAGCAGTAGGTATTATTGCTGCTCAATCTATCGGTGAGCCAGGAACTCAGTTAACGATGCGTACATTCCATACAGGTGGTGTTGCGGGGGACGATATCACTCAAGGTCTACCGCGTATCCAAGAGTTATTCGAAGCGCGTAATCCAAAAGGGCAAGCGGTAATCTCAGAAATAGATGGTACTGTTGAAGCAATTAACGAAATTCGTGACAAGCAACAAGAAATCGTTGTGAAGGGCGATGTTGAAACTCGTAGCTATGCAGCACCATACAATGCAAGATTGAAGGTTATCGTAGGTCAAAAAGTAGTACGTGGCCAAGAATTAACGGAAGGTTCTATTGATCCTAAGGAGCTTTTAAAAGTAAAAGACATGCTTGCTGTACAAGAGTATCTTCTACGAGAAGTACAGAAAGTTTATCGTATGCAAGGGGTTGAAATTGGCGATAAACACGTAGAGGTTATGGTTCGTCAAATGCTTCGTAAAGTTCGTGTTATCGACGCAGGTGACACAGATGTGTTGCCGGGAACGTTACTAGATATCCATCAGTTTACAGATGCAAATGCGAAAGTGCTATTAAATGGTGGAATTCCTGCAATAGGACGCCCTGTGTTATTAGGTATCACTAAGGCATCTCTTGAAACAGAGTCATTCCTTTCTGCAGCATCATTCCAAGAAACAACTCGTGTTCTTACAGATGCAGCAATCAAAGGTAAACGCGATGAGTTATTAGGATTAAAAGAAAATGTTATCATTGGTAAACTGGTACCAGCTGGTACGGGGATGTCACGCTATCGTAAAACATACCCTGTTATACCAACTGAATCAGATGATAAAGTTACTGTAGATTAA
- a CDS encoding 50S ribosomal protein L7ae-like protein: MSYEKVSQASKIIIGTKQTVKALKHGEVAEVLVAKDANQSLTVKVVSVAKEQNIPVTIVDSMKKLGKVSGIEVGAATVAILR; this comes from the coding sequence ATGTCTTATGAAAAAGTATCGCAGGCATCTAAGATTATCATTGGCACAAAGCAAACAGTAAAAGCTTTAAAACATGGTGAGGTAGCTGAGGTGTTAGTTGCTAAAGATGCAAATCAATCATTAACTGTAAAAGTAGTGAGTGTTGCAAAAGAGCAAAACATACCCGTTACAATAGTAGATTCTATGAAGAAGCTTGGAAAAGTATCAGGAATTGAAGTTGGAGCTGCTACTGTCGCAATTCTTCGCTAA
- the rpsL gene encoding 30S ribosomal protein S12: protein MPTINQLVRKGRETKVEKSKSPALNKGYNSFKKAQTNVSSPQKRGVCTRVGTMTPKKPNSALRKYARVRLTNGIEVTAYIPGIGHNLQEHSVVLIRGGRVKDLPGVRYHIVRGALDTAGVNNRMQGRSKYGTKRPKAPKK from the coding sequence ATGCCTACTATTAATCAATTAGTACGTAAAGGTCGCGAGACTAAAGTTGAGAAATCAAAATCACCTGCTTTAAATAAAGGATACAACAGCTTTAAAAAAGCTCAAACAAACGTATCTTCACCTCAAAAGCGTGGGGTTTGTACACGTGTTGGTACAATGACACCGAAGAAGCCGAACTCGGCACTTCGTAAATACGCTCGTGTTCGCTTAACTAATGGTATCGAAGTAACAGCATACATTCCTGGTATTGGTCACAACCTTCAAGAGCATAGTGTTGTTCTTATCCGTGGAGGACGTGTAAAAGACTTACCAGGGGTACGTTATCACATTGTACGTGGTGCATTAGACACTGCTGGTGTTAACAACCGTATGCAAGGTCGCTCTAAGTATGGTACTAAGCGTCCAAAAGCACCAAAGAAATAA
- the rpsG gene encoding 30S ribosomal protein S7 has product MPRKGPVAKRDVLPDPIYNSKLVTRLVNKLMIDGKKGTSQKILYTAFDLIKDRTGNDPMEVFEQALKNIMPVLEVRARRVGGSNYQVPVEVRPERRTTLGLRWLVQYARNRGEKTMEERLANEIMDAANNTGAAVKKREDTHKMAEANKAFAHYRW; this is encoded by the coding sequence ATGCCTCGTAAAGGTCCAGTTGCAAAAAGAGATGTGTTACCAGATCCGATTTACAATTCGAAGCTAGTAACACGCCTTGTTAATAAATTAATGATAGATGGTAAAAAAGGTACTTCTCAAAAGATCTTATATACAGCGTTTGATCTTATTAAAGATCGCACAGGTAACGATCCGATGGAAGTGTTTGAACAAGCACTTAAAAACATCATGCCAGTACTTGAAGTAAGAGCTCGTCGTGTAGGGGGTTCTAACTACCAAGTACCTGTAGAAGTTCGTCCAGAGCGTCGTACTACTTTAGGTCTTCGTTGGTTAGTACAGTATGCACGTAACCGTGGTGAAAAGACTATGGAAGAACGTCTTGCTAACGAAATCATGGATGCAGCTAACAATACTGGTGCTGCTGTTAAGAAAAGAGAAGACACTCATAAGATGGCAGAAGCAAACAAAGCATTTGCTCACTACCGTTGGTAG
- the fusA gene encoding elongation factor G yields the protein MTREFSLEKTRNIGIMAHIDAGKTTATERILFYTGRIHKIGETHEGASQMDWMEQEQERGITITSAATTAQWKNHRINIIDTPGHVDFTVEVERSLRVLDGAVAVLDAQSGVEPQTETVWRQATTYGVPRVVFVNKMDKIGADFLYSVKTLHERLQANAHPIQLPIGAEDQFEGIIDLVEMEAFYYEDDLGTRTEAREIPEEYKELAEEYHAKLVEAVAELDEELMMKYLEGEELTKDEIKAAIRKGTVNVEFYPVICGSAFKNKGVQLLLDAVLDYLPAPTDVASIKGIVPDSDEEVIRHSSDEEPFSALAFKVMTDPYVGKLTFFRVYSGTLDSGSYVLNSTKGKRERVGRILQMHANSRQEISTVYSGDIAAAVGLKDTTTGDTLCDDKAPVILESMQFPEPVISVAIEPKSKADQDKMSTALQKLSEEDPTFRAHTDQETGQTIIAGMGELHLDIIVDRMKREFKVEANVGAPQVAYRETFRGSAQVEGKFVRQSGGRGQFGHVWIEFAPNEEGKGFEFENAIVGGVVPREYIPAVQAGLEDSLQNGVLAGYPLVDIKAKLFDGSYHDVDSNEMAFKIAASMALKNAAKKCSPVILEPIMKVEVVIPEEYMGDIMGNITSRRGRVEGMEARGNAQVVKAMVPLSEMFGYATSLRSNTQGRGTFTMHFDHYEEVPKSISEEIIKKNSGQ from the coding sequence ATGACAAGAGAGTTCTCCTTAGAAAAAACTCGTAATATCGGTATCATGGCTCACATCGATGCCGGTAAAACAACTGCTACTGAGCGTATCTTGTTTTACACAGGCCGTATTCATAAAATTGGAGAAACTCACGAAGGCGCTTCTCAAATGGACTGGATGGAACAAGAGCAGGAGCGTGGGATTACAATCACATCTGCTGCTACAACAGCGCAATGGAAAAACCATCGTATCAACATTATTGATACTCCAGGACACGTAGACTTCACAGTAGAGGTTGAACGTTCATTACGTGTACTTGATGGAGCAGTTGCTGTTTTAGATGCTCAATCAGGAGTTGAGCCTCAAACTGAAACAGTTTGGCGTCAAGCAACAACATACGGAGTACCGCGTGTTGTATTTGTAAACAAAATGGATAAAATCGGAGCAGACTTTTTATATTCTGTGAAGACTTTACATGAACGTTTACAAGCAAACGCTCATCCGATTCAACTTCCGATTGGTGCAGAAGACCAATTCGAAGGTATTATTGATTTAGTTGAAATGGAAGCATTCTACTATGAAGATGATCTTGGCACACGTACAGAAGCTCGTGAAATTCCTGAAGAATATAAGGAATTAGCAGAAGAGTACCATGCTAAGCTTGTTGAAGCAGTAGCTGAGCTAGACGAAGAACTAATGATGAAATACCTAGAAGGTGAAGAACTTACAAAAGATGAAATCAAAGCTGCTATCCGTAAAGGTACAGTTAACGTTGAATTCTATCCTGTTATTTGTGGTTCTGCATTTAAAAACAAAGGTGTACAACTATTGCTTGATGCTGTACTAGATTACCTACCAGCACCAACTGATGTTGCATCTATTAAGGGTATTGTTCCAGATTCAGATGAAGAAGTAATTCGTCATTCTTCTGACGAAGAGCCATTCTCTGCATTAGCGTTCAAAGTTATGACGGACCCGTATGTTGGTAAGCTAACATTCTTCCGTGTATACTCTGGTACTCTAGATTCTGGTTCATACGTATTAAACTCAACAAAAGGCAAGCGCGAACGCGTAGGTCGTATCCTACAAATGCATGCAAACTCTCGTCAAGAGATTTCTACTGTATATTCAGGGGATATTGCTGCAGCAGTTGGTCTTAAAGATACAACTACTGGTGATACACTTTGCGATGATAAAGCGCCTGTTATTCTTGAGTCTATGCAATTCCCTGAGCCGGTAATCTCTGTAGCTATCGAGCCGAAGTCAAAAGCTGACCAAGATAAGATGTCTACAGCGTTACAAAAGCTTTCTGAAGAAGATCCTACTTTTAGAGCACACACTGACCAAGAAACTGGTCAAACAATCATCGCTGGTATGGGTGAACTTCACCTTGATATCATCGTTGATCGTATGAAGCGTGAATTCAAAGTAGAAGCTAACGTTGGTGCTCCACAGGTTGCGTACCGTGAAACTTTCCGTGGTTCAGCGCAAGTTGAAGGTAAGTTCGTACGTCAGTCTGGTGGTCGTGGACAGTTCGGTCACGTATGGATTGAGTTCGCTCCTAACGAAGAAGGTAAAGGCTTTGAGTTTGAAAATGCTATCGTTGGTGGTGTTGTACCTCGTGAATATATTCCTGCGGTACAAGCTGGTCTTGAAGATTCCCTACAAAATGGAGTTCTTGCAGGCTATCCATTAGTCGATATTAAAGCTAAATTATTTGATGGATCTTACCATGATGTAGACTCAAACGAAATGGCGTTTAAAATTGCTGCATCTATGGCATTGAAAAATGCTGCTAAAAAATGTAGCCCAGTCATTCTTGAGCCAATCATGAAAGTAGAAGTTGTTATCCCAGAAGAGTACATGGGTGACATTATGGGTAACATCACTTCTCGTCGTGGTCGTGTAGAAGGTATGGAAGCACGCGGTAACGCACAAGTTGTTAAAGCAATGGTTCCACTATCTGAAATGTTTGGATATGCTACATCATTACGTTCTAACACGCAAGGACGTGGTACATTCACAATGCATTTCGATCACTATGAAGAAGTACCAAAATCAATTTCTGAAGAGATTATCAAAAAAAATAGCGGTCAATAA
- the tuf gene encoding elongation factor Tu, producing MGKEKFDRSKPHANIGTIGHVDHGKTTLTAAITVTLHKKYGRGTAMNYDQIDAAPEERERGITISTAHVEYETDNRHYAHVDCPGHADYVKNMITGAAQMDGAILVVSAADGPMPQTREHILLSRQVGVPYIVVFLNKCDMVDDEELLELVEMEVRDLLSEYDFPGDDIPVVKGSALKALEGVAEYEEKIYELMAAVDDYIPQPQRDTDKPFMMPVEDVFSITGRGTVATGRVERGILKVGDVIEIIGLSEEPKSTTCTGVEMFRKLLDQAEAGDNIGALLRGVSREDIQRGQVLAKPGTITPHTKFKSEVYVLSKEEGGRHTPFFSNYRPQFYFRTTDVTGIIQLPEGVEMVMPGDNIEMTVELIAPIAIEEGTKFSIREGGRTVGAGVVATITE from the coding sequence ATGGGTAAAGAAAAATTTGACCGTTCCAAGCCGCATGCTAACATCGGAACAATTGGACACGTTGACCATGGTAAAACTACTTTAACTGCTGCAATCACTGTAACTCTTCACAAGAAATACGGAAGAGGAACTGCGATGAACTATGATCAAATCGATGCTGCTCCAGAAGAAAGAGAGCGCGGTATCACAATCTCAACAGCACACGTTGAGTATGAAACTGACAACCGTCACTATGCACACGTAGACTGCCCAGGACATGCTGACTATGTTAAGAACATGATCACTGGTGCTGCACAAATGGACGGAGCTATCCTTGTAGTATCTGCTGCTGATGGCCCAATGCCACAAACACGTGAGCACATTCTTCTATCTCGCCAAGTAGGTGTACCATACATCGTTGTATTCTTAAACAAATGCGACATGGTTGATGACGAAGAGTTATTAGAATTAGTAGAAATGGAAGTACGTGACCTTCTTTCTGAATACGACTTCCCAGGCGATGACATCCCTGTAGTAAAAGGTTCTGCTCTTAAAGCTCTTGAGGGCGTTGCTGAGTACGAAGAGAAGATTTATGAATTAATGGCTGCTGTTGATGATTATATTCCTCAACCACAACGTGACACTGACAAGCCATTCATGATGCCTGTTGAGGACGTATTCTCAATCACAGGTCGTGGAACTGTTGCTACTGGTCGTGTTGAGCGTGGAATTCTTAAAGTGGGCGATGTAATTGAAATCATCGGTCTTTCTGAAGAGCCAAAATCAACAACTTGTACTGGAGTAGAAATGTTCCGTAAGCTTCTTGATCAAGCTGAAGCTGGCGATAACATCGGTGCTCTATTACGTGGTGTTTCTCGTGAAGATATCCAACGTGGACAAGTATTAGCTAAGCCTGGTACTATCACTCCACACACTAAGTTCAAATCAGAAGTTTACGTTTTATCAAAAGAAGAAGGTGGACGTCATACTCCATTCTTCTCAAACTACCGTCCGCAATTCTATTTCCGTACTACTGATGTAACTGGTATCATCCAATTACCAGAAGGTGTGGAAATGGTTATGCCTGGTGATAACATCGAAATGACTGTTGAACTTATCGCACCAATCGCTATCGAAGAGGGAACTAAGTTCTCAATTCGTGAAGGTGGCCGTACAGTAGGTGCTGGTGTAGTTGCTACAATCACTGAGTAA
- the rpsJ gene encoding 30S ribosomal protein S10: MAKEKIRIRLKAYDHRILDQSAEKIVETAKRSGANVSGPIPLPTEKSIYTILRAVHKYKDSREQFEMRTHKRLIDIVNPTPQTVDALMRLDLPSGVDIEIKL, encoded by the coding sequence ATGGCAAAAGAAAAAATCAGAATTCGTTTAAAAGCTTACGATCACAGAATCCTTGATCAATCAGCAGAAAAGATTGTTGAAACGGCAAAACGTTCGGGTGCTAATGTATCTGGTCCAATTCCGTTACCGACTGAAAAGTCAATCTACACAATCCTACGTGCGGTTCATAAGTACAAAGATTCTCGTGAGCAATTCGAAATGCGTACTCATAAGCGTTTGATTGATATCGTTAATCCTACACCACAAACTGTAGATGCGCTTATGCGTTTAGATTTACCATCTGGTGTTGACATCGAAATTAAATTATAA
- the rplC gene encoding 50S ribosomal protein L3 yields MTKGILGRKIGMTQVFTENGDLIPVTVVEAAPNVVLQKKTVEADGYEAIQLGFEDKREKLANKPHKGHVAKANTAPKRFVREFKAADYAGIEVGQEVKVDIFAEGEVVDVTGVSKGKGFQGAIKRHGQSRGPMSHGSRYHRRPGSMGPVAPNRVFKSKALPGRMGGERVTVQNLNIVKVDAERNLLLIKGNVPGPNKGLVQVKSAVKAK; encoded by the coding sequence ATGACCAAAGGAATCTTAGGTAGAAAAATTGGAATGACGCAGGTGTTTACAGAAAACGGTGATCTTATTCCAGTAACTGTTGTTGAAGCTGCTCCAAACGTAGTACTTCAAAAGAAAACAGTTGAAGCGGATGGTTATGAAGCTATTCAATTAGGCTTTGAAGATAAGCGTGAAAAATTAGCTAACAAACCACATAAAGGACACGTTGCTAAAGCAAACACTGCTCCTAAGCGCTTCGTTCGTGAGTTTAAAGCTGCTGATTATGCAGGTATAGAAGTTGGTCAGGAAGTCAAGGTAGACATATTCGCTGAAGGCGAAGTTGTTGATGTAACAGGAGTATCAAAAGGTAAAGGTTTCCAAGGTGCTATTAAGCGTCATGGACAATCACGCGGACCTATGTCGCACGGTTCAAGATATCACCGTCGTCCTGGTTCAATGGGACCAGTTGCTCCAAACCGTGTATTCAAATCAAAAGCATTACCAGGTCGTATGGGTGGAGAACGTGTTACTGTACAAAACTTAAACATTGTTAAAGTTGATGCAGAGCGTAACCTTCTATTAATTAAAGGTAATGTACCAGGACCAAACAAAGGTCTAGTTCAAGTAAAGAGTGCAGTAAAAGCTAAATAA
- the rplD gene encoding 50S ribosomal protein L4, whose amino-acid sequence MPKVTLYNQAGASVGEVELNDAVFGIEPNEAVMFEAVIMQRASQRQGTHKVKNRSDVAGGGRKPWRQKGTGRARQGTIRAPQWRGGGTVFGPTPRSYAYKLPKKVRRLALKSALSSKVAENGLVLLDQLTLDAPKTKDMVSILKGLSADSKALIVTDNENVALSARNIPGVTVVPTTGINVLDVVNHNKLILTQDVVQKVEEVLV is encoded by the coding sequence ATGCCTAAAGTAACATTATATAATCAAGCTGGCGCTAGTGTCGGTGAAGTTGAATTAAATGACGCGGTGTTTGGTATTGAGCCAAATGAAGCTGTAATGTTCGAAGCAGTTATCATGCAACGTGCATCGCAACGTCAAGGTACACATAAAGTAAAAAATCGTTCTGATGTAGCTGGTGGTGGACGTAAGCCATGGCGTCAAAAAGGTACGGGTCGTGCACGTCAAGGAACAATCCGCGCACCTCAATGGCGTGGTGGTGGTACTGTTTTCGGTCCAACTCCAAGAAGCTATGCATATAAATTACCTAAAAAAGTACGTCGTCTAGCATTAAAATCAGCACTATCTAGTAAGGTAGCTGAGAATGGTTTAGTATTATTAGACCAATTAACACTTGATGCACCAAAAACTAAGGATATGGTTTCTATTCTTAAAGGATTATCAGCTGACTCAAAAGCACTTATCGTTACTGATAACGAAAATGTAGCACTTTCAGCTCGTAACATCCCTGGTGTAACTGTTGTTCCTACAACAGGAATCAATGTGTTAGATGTTGTTAACCACAACAAGCTTATCCTTACGCAAGATGTGGTGCAAAAAGTAGAGGAGGTGCTTGTATAA
- the rplW gene encoding 50S ribosomal protein L23, producing MRDPRDIIKRPVITEKSTDAMADRKYTFDVDTRANKTEVKDAIEQIFGVKVEEVNIMNYKGKFKRVGRHSGYTNKRRKAIVKLTADSKEIEFFEV from the coding sequence ATGAGAGATCCTCGTGATATTATTAAGCGCCCAGTAATCACTGAGAAATCTACAGACGCAATGGCTGATAGAAAGTACACATTCGATGTAGATACTAGAGCAAACAAAACAGAAGTTAAAGATGCTATTGAACAAATCTTTGGTGTTAAGGTTGAAGAAGTTAACATCATGAACTATAAAGGTAAATTCAAGCGTGTCGGACGTCATTCAGGTTATACTAACAAACGTCGTAAAGCGATTGTTAAGTTAACTGCTGACAGTAAAGAAATCGAATTTTTTGAAGTTTAA
- the rplB gene encoding 50S ribosomal protein L2 translates to MAIKKYKPTSNGRRGMSVSDFAEITTDKPEKSLLAPLSKKAGRNNQGKITVRHQGGGHKRQYRIIDFKRDKDGIPGRVATIEYDPNRSANIALINYVDGEKRYILAPKNLTVGTEIMSGPEADIKVGNALPLENIPVGSVIHNIELKPGKGGQLVRSAGTSAQVLGKEGKYVLVRLTSGEVRMILASCRATIGQVGNEQHELITIGKAGRSRWLGKRPTVRGSVMNPNDHPHGGGEGKAPIGRKSPMSPWGKPTLGFKTRKKKNKSDKFIVRRRKK, encoded by the coding sequence ATGGCGATTAAAAAGTATAAACCAACCTCAAACGGTCGTCGTGGTATGTCAGTATCTGATTTCGCTGAGATCACAACTGACAAACCGGAAAAATCATTATTGGCACCGCTAAGCAAAAAAGCAGGCCGAAATAACCAAGGTAAAATTACTGTGCGTCATCAAGGTGGCGGACATAAGAGACAATATCGTATTATTGACTTTAAGCGCGATAAAGATGGTATACCAGGACGCGTTGCTACAATCGAGTATGATCCAAACCGTTCTGCTAACATCGCTCTTATCAACTATGTTGATGGAGAAAAGCGTTACATTTTAGCTCCTAAAAACCTTACTGTAGGTACAGAAATCATGTCAGGTCCCGAAGCTGATATTAAAGTAGGAAATGCACTTCCTCTTGAAAACATCCCTGTAGGTAGTGTGATTCATAATATCGAGTTAAAACCTGGTAAAGGTGGACAATTAGTTCGTTCTGCTGGTACAAGTGCACAAGTATTAGGTAAAGAAGGTAAATATGTACTAGTGCGTCTTACTTCTGGCGAAGTACGTATGATCCTTGCTTCATGTCGTGCTACTATAGGTCAAGTTGGTAACGAACAACACGAACTTATTACAATTGGTAAAGCAGGTCGTTCTCGTTGGTTAGGTAAACGCCCAACTGTACGTGGATCTGTAATGAACCCTAACGATCACCCACACGGTGGTGGTGAAGGTAAAGCTCCAATCGGACGTAAGTCACCTATGTCTCCATGGGGTAAACCAACTCTTGGATTCAAGACTCGTAAGAAAAAGAATAAGTCAGATAAATTCATCGTTCGTAGACGTAAAAAATAA